Genomic segment of Murdochiella vaginalis:
GGTACTTCCACGCCCATGTAAGAACGACTGCTCAAGGTGATGGATTCGTCAAAGGGCATGCCGGCGGCGATGGATTCCAGGCGATAATGCCCCATGGCAACCGTGGCGTGCTTCAGCTTTTCCTTAAAATCCGCACTCACGGTTTGGAGACGCGCTTCCAGATCCGCTTTTTTCTTCTGCTCGGCATTGGCCGCACGCAAAAGCACCACGCGTTTTTTGTCCAAAAGCGTATAGCTGGACTCCATCAGCGCAAGCATCGCCTTCACTTTCATTAAATTGGCTTTCGTCGGCGTAATCTTAAAAAAGGCCATATCTCACCGCTTCAAATACTTTTCTTTCATTTCCGGACTCACTTGGGAAAGTTCGCCATCCGGTAACAGCGAAAAGAGCTGCCATCCCAAGTCCAGCGTCTCTTCAATCGAACGGTTTTCGGTAAATTCTTGCTGCAGGAATTGCTTTTCAAATGCGTCGCCAAAAGCAAGAACTTTGCGGTCGTCTTCGCTTAAGTCGTCTTCGCCGATAATTTGTGCAAGATTACGCACTTCCTGTGCTTTCGCATAAGAGGCATAAATTTGGCGCATGACGTCGGCATGGTCTTCCCGCGTGAATCCTTCCCCGATGCCATCCTTCATCAAACGAGACAGGCTCGGCAGAATGTCGATGGCCGGATAGATGCCGCGTCGAGAAAGTTCACGCGAAAGCACAATCTGTCCTTCCGTAATATAGCCCGTCAAGTCCGGAATGGGATGGGTGATGTCATCATTGGGCATGGAAAGAATCGGAATCAGCGTGATGGAGCCTTTCCCGGAACGAAGGATGCCGGCACGCTCATACATGGCGGCCAAATCGGAATAGAGATAGCCCGGAAAGCCCTTGCGGCTCGGGACTTCTTCACGAAGGTTCGAAATTTCACGCAGTGCCTCGGCATAGGAAGTAATGTCCGTCAACAGCACCAAAACATGCTTATGTTCTTCAAACGCCAAATACTCCGCCGCCGTGAGCGCACACTTCGGCGTGATCAAGCGCTCCATGACCGGGTCATCTGCCAGATTGATAAAGCTTGCGACCTGATCCTGTACGCCGGCGGCACGGAAGGTTTCTTCAAAGAAATCCGCTTCATCCTTCTGTACGCCAATCGCCCCGAAAACAAAGCAAAAATCGTCGTCCGAATGGCGAATCTGCGATTGCCGGATGATCTGCGCCGCAATGCGGTCATGATCCAGACCGGATCCGGAGAAAATCGGTAACTTCTGTCCGCGGATAATGGTCATCAAGCCGTCAATGGCGGAAATGCCGGTCTGAATAAAATTCTTTGGGTATTCGCGAGCGACCGGATTCATGGCGGAACCGTTGATATTGTAGCGTTTATTGGAAAATACTGCGCCGCCGCCGTCGATGGGATTGCCCAAGCCGTCGAACACACGGCCCAGAATAGAGGCGTTAAGCGGAATAGACAGCGGATGACCTTCAAAGGTGACCACGGCGTTATCGACCCGCATTCCCGTGGTATCGCCAAAGACCTGCACCATGGCTAAATCGTCTTCAATGGCCATGACCTGTCCGGTGTATGTTTTGCCTTCGGAGGTGATGGTCACGATTTCGCCATACCCCACGTCGTTTACTTTATCGACGGTAACAATGGCGCTTTCCAGATGCTTCAGTTTGATGTACTCAATATTCACGACGCATCCTCCCCCTGATATTGCATTTTCAGCGCATCGTAATGCGATACGATGGCTTCTTCCAGATCATCTATGGCAGACAGATTGTCGTTCGCCACATTGTATTTCATCATAGTGACCTTCTGATACAGCGCATCATCGCGCACAATACGAAGCGGCGCATGCAGGCGCAACAGATCTCTGCCGTTTTCATAAAGGGTGTTTATTACCTGCAGCATCCGCACCTGTTTTTTGAGCGGCACATAGGTGTCCTGTGCATGGAAGGAATTCTGCTGCAAATACCCGACACGAATAACACGAGCAATTTCCAGTACCAATCGCTGTTCATCCGGCAATACATCCGCACCGACGAGGGAAACGATATCGTTGAGCTTGCTTTCCTCCAGAAGAATCCCCATCATCTTTTTGCGCAGCGCCATCACATCCACATCCGTACGATCCAGATAATCGTTGGCCAACAGCTCGGTATAACCGGAATAGCTGTTCATCCAGTTAATGGCCGGATAATGGCGTGAATAGGCCAATTCCTTATCCAGGCCAAGGAAGACTTTCACATAACGCTTCGTTGCTTCCGTCACCGGTTCCGAAAAGTCGCCGCCGGCCGGAGAAACCGCACCGATGAGCGTTACCGACCCGGTTGAAGCATTCAGGTTTTCCACGCGGCCCGCCCGTTCATAGAATTGTGCGATACGCGAGGAAAGATAGGCCGGATAGCCTTCTTCCGCCGGCATTTCCTCCAGGCGTCCGGAGATTTCTCGAAGCGCTTCCGCCCAACGCGAGGTGGAGTCGGCCATCAGTGCCACATCATAGCCCATGTCGCGATAGTATTCCGCCATGGTGATGCCGGTATAAATGGACGCTTCTCGTGCCGCCACCGGCATGTTCGACGTGTTGGCAATCAGCACGGTACGGTTCATCAGGTTTTCTCCGGTGTTCGGATCGATCAGCTGCGGGAAAGAATCCAACACATCCGTCATCTCGTTGCCACGTTCCCCGCAGCCGATATAGACGATCACATCCGCATCGCAAAACTTCGCAATCTGATGCTGTAACATGGTTTTTCCGGTTCCAAAGCCTCCCGGAATTGCCACCGTTCCGCCTTTTGCTATGGGGAAAAACACGTCCAATACGCGTTGTCCGGTCACCAATAAATCATTGGTCGAAAGGCGGCGAGAAACCGGACGCGGACGACGCACCGGCCAACGCTGCATCAGCGTAAGCTCGTGGCGAATCCCGTCCTGCTCAATGACCGCCAAAACGTCATGGACGGTATAATCACCGTCCGCCACGCAGGAGACAACCTTACCTGCCATGCCATTGGGAACCATGGCACGATGCTCGATCAGCACGGTCTCTTTGCAAGTAGCAAAGATCTGTCCCGAAGAAAGGGTATCGCCTTCGTGAACCTTCATCGACACCGTCCATTTTTTTGTGTCATCCAGCGCCGGCATCTTGACGCCGGTGGCCATGAAATCGCCATGGGCGTCCTGAATGCGTTCCAACGGACGTTCAATGCCGTCAAACATGTTCATCAGTAGGCCCGGGCCAAGAACGACGGAAAGTGGCTCACCGGTTGCATAAATCGCATCGCCAACCTTGAGTCCTTCCGTCTGCTCATAGACTTGAATGACGGCGCGGTCTTCATCCAACGAAATGATTTCGCCGAGTCGACGATTCTCACCCACCTCGACCATTTCGTGTATGCCGAATCCATTCATGCGCGTTCCGCGAATAACCGGACCGTTGATGGCACGAATGATGCCTTCTGCGGTCTTATTCATGCGCTTCTCCTTCCGCTTCCTGAATTGCGCCGTTCATCAGCCAGTCGTTGAGTGCACGGCCGATTTCATATTCATTGTCCTGAATCAAATACTGAAAGGTATGACGCGTGCGTTTTGCCTGCTGGCGATCCACAAGCACAAAACCGCCGATTTCTTCTTCCGGCATACTTTTGATCGGCAAGTCCTCACCACAGATTTCGTGGGCCAAATCTTGATCGCGATCTAACACGTGTACTTCCGCCACGTCCATTTCTTCCAGCGCTGCGCGAAGATGCTTTTTCATCCATGCCGCATATTCCGGCGTCTGTGCAAAATCTGCAAACTTTTGTCGTATCGAGGCATTCAAGGCATCCAGGCACTTTTTCTGCGTTTCCAAAAAAACGCGTTGGTTCTCCTGCCGATGCACAACCAGTTGCTCACGCGCTTCGCGCTTTGCGCGATCCACATGTTGCTCGATATACTGCTCGCTTTCCCGTTTTAAACGGGCTTTGCGCTCCTCAATCAATTTTGAATTTTGCGTGGTAGAATCGTAAAGCATTTGCTCGGAACGACGCTTTTCCTCCGACCAGATCATGTTGCGAAACAATGCTAATTTACTCTGTAATTCAACCATGATCAATTCTCCTTCTGTTCCGGAAGAACGACGACGATGGGCCGATGATGTTTGGCCCGAAACGTATCAATCTCTTCCTGTAAGGCTTCCGCCACATGTTTCGACAGATAGAGCACGCCCAGGTCTGTGTCCTCCACCGCCATATTCCATTCTTCGGAAAGGTCGGTGTGTTCGTCCACCTCGCGTGTCTGTATGCCGCTTAAGCGTGAGCCCAGCGCCAATTCTCTATTGTCGGTAATGAGCTTCATGTGCATGGTCGCCTCTTAGCCGATCTGGCCAAGAATCATGATCGAGATAATCAAACCGTAAATTGCGATACCTTCCGCAAGGCCCACAAAGATAAGCGTCTTACCGAGGATGGATTGGTCTTCGGAAACGGCACCGAGCGCAGCAGAGCCGCAGGCGCCGACAGCAATACCGGTTCCAATGGTGGCCATGCCGGTGGAAAGTGCCGCGCCGAGATAGGCCAAGCCGCTAGCAGCATTATTTGCATTGCCCTGCGCAAAGGCGGTCGAAGGCATGAACAGGATCAGTGCCATCAGAATGCAAGGAGCAAAGCAAGTCAGATTCAACCGTAGCGCATGTTTTAAGCGTTTTTTGGACGAATCCGTATTCTTATAAAGCAAATAAATTCCCGAAGAGATGGTCAAAACGACGATAATGGTGGATAACGTTAAAATAGGTGCCACAATACTTCTCCTTTTCCGTTTTGTTACGAAACACTACCGATGCAGAAACATTTTTTTTGCGTCAATAAAGGGTTTGCCGTCGCCAACGTAATACTTGCCGAACAGCTCATAATATTCCAAACGAAGGGACTGAATAAACACGATCAGTCCTTCAAGTCCAATGATCACGATGTTGCCAATGATGAGCATCGCCACATTTCCCGCACCGCCTATCATTCTTCCCATGGTCGAAAAGGCCATGAATAACCCAACGTGGTTGATGGCGAAGGCGCCGACACGAATGAAAGAAAGCGCGCCGGAAAAAACGGAAATGAGAGCTTCCAAAAGGGAGAATCCCGTTTCGACGTAATAATCCCCCACGGCTTGTCGATAAAGTGGCCGCTTGCGCAAAAGTACGTTGGTCAGCGGCTGCTGGAATAAGATTCCGGCTAGCGAGGCGGCAATCAGAACGGTCAATAGGCCCGAGGGAAGAACGGGCTGGACGGCAACATTCACCACGGTCAACAAAAGGGAAAGATACAGAAGAAAGCCGCATAATCCTTCTTTACCGAACCAGGCTTCTTGGTACTCCTTCCGACTCCATTTGTTCACAATGCCGAGGATGTAGGCAACGCTCGATAGAATCACGCCGAAAACAATGGCGGCTATGAGCACGGTGTTGATGTTTTCAAAGGGGCGCATGACCAGCGCCGGAATGACGGTTTCCAAGCCGAAGAAGGATCCATAAGCCAAGCCGAATACCATCGAGGCAAGGCCCATACGAAAGACCACGCCGCCCAAATTCGGATGACGCATTTTTTTCAGAAGCAAACCGAGCAGGGCAAATACTGCGCCTTGTCCCAGATCGCCGAACATCGCGCCGAAAAGAATAACATAGGTGATGGCAAAGAAGCCGGTCGGATCCAATTCCTTGTAATTCGGGGTACCGTACATGTTCACCATGGCTTCAAAGGGGCGAACGATGGCCGAATTCTTTAAGCGCGTTGGCGCTTTCTCGGAGACGTGTTCCTCATCCATGAACTGCACAAAAGTATCCTTGAAAGCGGCGATCGTGCGACGAAACGCGTTCTCCTCTTTTTCACTGACCCATCCGGTCACATAAAAGTACGATTTGCCGCGCGCAAAATACTGTTTTGCACTGTTTACCGCATCATTCAAAGACGCCGCATAATACAGGCCTTCCAAGTCTTTTTCATGACGGTCGATACGCGTCTGCTTTTCTTTTTCTAAATCTTGCAGCTGGCGTTCTTCCTTTTGGATCTCCTCTTCCATGAAGCGGATGCATTCTTCATTTGTCTTGCCTTGCGGAAAATCGGGGTGGAGCGGTTTCCAATTGAGACGGTCTTCCAACCGACGAATTTCATTTTGCACCTTGTTGGGATACACCAGAAGATAAAATTCTTCTTTTTCGATGGCGCCGAGATGCAAAATTGCCGCCGGAATTTTTTCATAGCCCGAGCGAATGGCCCGCCGTTCGATCGCCGTAAGCGTTCCAAATTCATACGCAAACTGTTCCAGACTTTGCAGGGCGGAATAAGCGATATCGTTAGCGGACAACAAACGCAGGAGGCTTAAATCCGTTTCCACCTGCTTTTGCTTTTCGCGGATTTCTTCGATATCCGCATCCAATTTCATTAAACCGGCCAGCACCGCTTCCTGTTGCGTAGTCAGCTCTGTCGTGAGATTCGGCTGGGAAAAAATATCGCCCATCTCACGGGGCTTGCGCTGCAAGTAGGTCAATGCCGCCTGCCGACGCTCCCCCGTATCGCTTTCCTTCTCAAACTGACGCACGGTAGAAACGTCCACAGTTTTCGATAAGTTTTCTTCCGTCACCGGAATGGTGAAGGAATAATTTTCAATCCTTTTTTCCGCATCCAATAAATGCAGGCCGCCTGTGCGGAAAAGAGCAAGCACGATCGGCGAAAGTTGGTCAAGAGGCGCAACCAGCTGCATCATTTTCATTCGTTGAATCGCCAAGAGCCACCTCCTATTCCGTCTTCCATTCAATTAAGTACTGTATCATCTGTTCCTCTTTCCATCCCAAATTGATGGCCTCCAATATGCGGCGTATTTCAGCGATTCGGCCGTTTAACATGTGTATAAAACACACCGCAGCAAGTAGACCGTCATCGGTGAGGCGGAAGATTTTTCGGCAACGTCGATAAAGATAGCGTTGCCTTGCAATGGGCAAAAAGGAATAATCCTCTTTGCCTCCTTCCACCAGACCGCGATACGGGCTGTGGCGAAGCCAAACGGTAAAAGCCGGCAAATCCATGCCCACCGCATTGTCCAGCGTTTTGCCATATAAAATCTTTCCGCCAGAAACCATCTGCATCGCTAAATACGGATCTTCCTCGCGCAAAAAGCGCTTGGTATGAACAATCCAGGTAATGTTTCGTAAGTCGATCATGGTGCCGAGAAGATCATTAAGAACCGCTGCAGTCTTGCCACCGATATCTTTTGCTTCCTTTCGCAGTCGATGAAAATACCATCGATTGAAATTTACCATGAGCGAGTCAAAATCAATCGGCCCCGTTGCAGCGTCATTGTGAACAATCGGTTCCAGAAGTCGATAGTACGGTTTCTCTTTGAGAGTCGAGAGATACGTTGGCACGCGAATGGACGTGTCCGCTGTCAGGTGAAGGGTGTCGGCGTAAATGCTGTGCTGAATAAAAAGTAGCTGCTCTTTTCGATTATCTCGCTGTAATACGCGAAGGAATCGTTGCAATTCCAACAGTTCATCTTCGATAAAGAAGCTGTGCAGGAATTGTTTCTGCTTGGCGTCCAAAAACGTCAGCAACTCGTCATTTCTTCGTCTTTTCCACGCTTCGAGACGCTGCTCGCCACCACGTACATCCTGAAAGTCGCCAAGGTCTTCTCCCACAATCTCACGGATCACGCGAAAGGCGCCCTCCAGTGTCGTTTCCTCCAACAGTCGAACGAGCTGTTGCGGGTCAAGATATTTTCCGAAGCGTCCGCGCAATTTGGTGACTAAAGCCGTATCAGATCCCATCGCCGTCTCGCAATCGCTCAAACCATTCGGTAGCCATCTTCTCGCGATGTGCATCAAAAAAGCGCCATATCACCGCGATTTGTTCTTCTGACGTCGATACGAGGGCGCTCTCATCCTCTTTTCGTTTTTGTTCAATAGCGTTCACTTGTTTTTCCGCTTGTTCTCGCATTTGACGGTTCGCTTCCCGTTGAAGCTCGGCCATCACCGCACGCGTGTTGTTCATTTCGGTTTCCAACACACGATCGGTGTTTTCTTTGAGCTCCCGCGTCGAACGGTCTATGTCGAGGATGGCCTGAATCGTTTCATTCATTGCCGCTTCCTCCTTTTCCTTTCTTCGTTCGCCCCTATGGTACCCCTTTTTTAAGATGAAGAAAAGAGACCACAATGAAA
This window contains:
- a CDS encoding V-type ATP synthase subunit B, whose translation is MNIEYIKLKHLESAIVTVDKVNDVGYGEIVTITSEGKTYTGQVMAIEDDLAMVQVFGDTTGMRVDNAVVTFEGHPLSIPLNASILGRVFDGLGNPIDGGGAVFSNKRYNINGSAMNPVAREYPKNFIQTGISAIDGLMTIIRGQKLPIFSGSGLDHDRIAAQIIRQSQIRHSDDDFCFVFGAIGVQKDEADFFEETFRAAGVQDQVASFINLADDPVMERLITPKCALTAAEYLAFEEHKHVLVLLTDITSYAEALREISNLREEVPSRKGFPGYLYSDLAAMYERAGILRSGKGSITLIPILSMPNDDITHPIPDLTGYITEGQIVLSRELSRRGIYPAIDILPSLSRLMKDGIGEGFTREDHADVMRQIYASYAKAQEVRNLAQIIGEDDLSEDDRKVLAFGDAFEKQFLQQEFTENRSIEETLDLGWQLFSLLPDGELSQVSPEMKEKYLKR
- a CDS encoding V-type ATP synthase subunit A; amino-acid sequence: MNKTAEGIIRAINGPVIRGTRMNGFGIHEMVEVGENRRLGEIISLDEDRAVIQVYEQTEGLKVGDAIYATGEPLSVVLGPGLLMNMFDGIERPLERIQDAHGDFMATGVKMPALDDTKKWTVSMKVHEGDTLSSGQIFATCKETVLIEHRAMVPNGMAGKVVSCVADGDYTVHDVLAVIEQDGIRHELTLMQRWPVRRPRPVSRRLSTNDLLVTGQRVLDVFFPIAKGGTVAIPGGFGTGKTMLQHQIAKFCDADVIVYIGCGERGNEMTDVLDSFPQLIDPNTGENLMNRTVLIANTSNMPVAAREASIYTGITMAEYYRDMGYDVALMADSTSRWAEALREISGRLEEMPAEEGYPAYLSSRIAQFYERAGRVENLNASTGSVTLIGAVSPAGGDFSEPVTEATKRYVKVFLGLDKELAYSRHYPAINWMNSYSGYTELLANDYLDRTDVDVMALRKKMMGILLEESKLNDIVSLVGADVLPDEQRLVLEIARVIRVGYLQQNSFHAQDTYVPLKKQVRMLQVINTLYENGRDLLRLHAPLRIVRDDALYQKVTMMKYNVANDNLSAIDDLEEAIVSHYDALKMQYQGEDAS
- a CDS encoding V-type ATP synthase subunit E, yielding MVELQSKLALFRNMIWSEEKRRSEQMLYDSTTQNSKLIEERKARLKRESEQYIEQHVDRAKREAREQLVVHRQENQRVFLETQKKCLDALNASIRQKFADFAQTPEYAAWMKKHLRAALEEMDVAEVHVLDRDQDLAHEICGEDLPIKSMPEEEIGGFVLVDRQQAKRTRHTFQYLIQDNEYEIGRALNDWLMNGAIQEAEGEAHE
- a CDS encoding V-type ATP synthase subunit F codes for the protein MHMKLITDNRELALGSRLSGIQTREVDEHTDLSEEWNMAVEDTDLGVLYLSKHVAEALQEEIDTFRAKHHRPIVVVLPEQKEN
- a CDS encoding ATPase, translating into MVAPILTLSTIIVVLTISSGIYLLYKNTDSSKKRLKHALRLNLTCFAPCILMALILFMPSTAFAQGNANNAASGLAYLGAALSTGMATIGTGIAVGACGSAALGAVSEDQSILGKTLIFVGLAEGIAIYGLIISIMILGQIG
- a CDS encoding V-type ATP synthase subunit I, which produces MAIQRMKMMQLVAPLDQLSPIVLALFRTGGLHLLDAEKRIENYSFTIPVTEENLSKTVDVSTVRQFEKESDTGERRQAALTYLQRKPREMGDIFSQPNLTTELTTQQEAVLAGLMKLDADIEEIREKQKQVETDLSLLRLLSANDIAYSALQSLEQFAYEFGTLTAIERRAIRSGYEKIPAAILHLGAIEKEEFYLLVYPNKVQNEIRRLEDRLNWKPLHPDFPQGKTNEECIRFMEEEIQKEERQLQDLEKEKQTRIDRHEKDLEGLYYAASLNDAVNSAKQYFARGKSYFYVTGWVSEKEENAFRRTIAAFKDTFVQFMDEEHVSEKAPTRLKNSAIVRPFEAMVNMYGTPNYKELDPTGFFAITYVILFGAMFGDLGQGAVFALLGLLLKKMRHPNLGGVVFRMGLASMVFGLAYGSFFGLETVIPALVMRPFENINTVLIAAIVFGVILSSVAYILGIVNKWSRKEYQEAWFGKEGLCGFLLYLSLLLTVVNVAVQPVLPSGLLTVLIAASLAGILFQQPLTNVLLRKRPLYRQAVGDYYVETGFSLLEALISVFSGALSFIRVGAFAINHVGLFMAFSTMGRMIGGAGNVAMLIIGNIVIIGLEGLIVFIQSLRLEYYELFGKYYVGDGKPFIDAKKMFLHR
- a CDS encoding V-type ATPase subunit, with translation MGSDTALVTKLRGRFGKYLDPQQLVRLLEETTLEGAFRVIREIVGEDLGDFQDVRGGEQRLEAWKRRRNDELLTFLDAKQKQFLHSFFIEDELLELQRFLRVLQRDNRKEQLLFIQHSIYADTLHLTADTSIRVPTYLSTLKEKPYYRLLEPIVHNDAATGPIDFDSLMVNFNRWYFHRLRKEAKDIGGKTAAVLNDLLGTMIDLRNITWIVHTKRFLREEDPYLAMQMVSGGKILYGKTLDNAVGMDLPAFTVWLRHSPYRGLVEGGKEDYSFLPIARQRYLYRRCRKIFRLTDDGLLAAVCFIHMLNGRIAEIRRILEAINLGWKEEQMIQYLIEWKTE